The following proteins come from a genomic window of Dysidea avara chromosome 12, odDysAvar1.4, whole genome shotgun sequence:
- the LOC136241918 gene encoding uncharacterized protein, with protein MDMAEMAVGRGFETYEEIEEAVKRLENEHYHPFRRFNSQSVKEYNQRRENTGSNLRLAESLKFAFVSYRCVHYGEPRKRGKGVRPTQHHFALKCQAELYVSYNHHARKFEVQKCNLEHCHPIGPEVLPHYPFKRRLAGDELKEIEDLVTLAPKLKLVCMKSSQRCL; from the exons ATGGATATGGCTGAAATGGCTGTTGGTAGAGGATTCGAGACTTATGAAGAAATTGAGGAGGCTGTGAAACGGCTAGAAAATGAGCATTACCATCCATTTCGACGTTTCAACTCTCAGTCTGTAAAAGAGTACAACCAACGACGGGAGAACACTGGCAGTAATTTGAGACTTGCTGAGAGCTTGAAATTTGCCTTTGTATCATATAG GTGTGTACACTATGGGGAGCCAAGAAAAAGAGGCAAAGGAGTTAGGCCAACTCAACATCATTTTGCTCTGAAGTGCCAAGCTGAGTTGTATGTTTCATATAATCACCATGCTAGGAAGTTTGAAGTGCAGAAATGCAATTTGGAACACTGTCATCCAATAGGGCCAGAAGTTTTGCCTCATTATCCATTTAAACGACGACTGGCTGGTGATGAGTTGAAGGAGATAGAAGATTTGGTTACACTTGCCCCAAAATTGAAATTG GTTTGTATGAAAAGTTCCCAGAGGTGCTTATGA